A single window of Watersipora subatra chromosome 9, tzWatSuba1.1, whole genome shotgun sequence DNA harbors:
- the LOC137403811 gene encoding cyclic AMP-dependent transcription factor ATF-5-like, which produces MDLLFESGLFAELEEVAGCDPALYEDTQKQLDFNTSSLDEYGDLDGLLTQNNQLLDQLVSSSDLEMPIDISIDLAEIDEISAKLDCVQDTLTSVDKQDLLADLEHFSSSEDYPIAVSPTSSIATLPSEPSSPIDLGSLLQTEPQHSPADFTDLLQSLLDDDDNKEVVHAPAFADDFSDDFSDQSILSPKSEVSYLISQTASDDSYDDTLSTYSSHSAGIGIGPYTETKSKKKPKSTPYSKLPTSRKDRKKKQNKEAAIRYREKKRKEAQEVLGEESRLTDKNIALKTEVLNLQREIMCMKELLSDVFNIHSL; this is translated from the exons ATGGATTTGTTATTCGAGAGTGGCTTATTCGCGGAGCTGGAGGAGGTGGCGGGGTGTGACCCAGCGTTATATGAAGACACCCAAAAGCAGCTAGATTTTAACACATCTTCTCTTGATG AATATGGAGATCTGGACGGACTTCTAACTCAGAACAATCAGTTGTTGGATCAGCTGGTGTCCTCTAGTGATTTGGAGATGCCTATAGACATATCTATAGATTTAGCAGAAATAGACGAAATTTCTGCTAAACTGGATTGTGTGCAGGATACGCTTACTTCTGTGGACAAACAAGACTTACTTGCTGATTTGGAACATTTTTCTTCGTCAGAAGACTATCCAATTGCCGTTTCTCCGACATCTTCAATTGCAACACTGCCTAGTGAACCATCTTCGCCCATCGATCTTGGTTCATTATTGCAAACAGAACCACAACACTCACCAGCTGATTTTACTGACCTACTTCAATCACTTCTTGATGATGATGACAATAAGGAGGTAGTGCATGCTCCAGCATTTGCTGACGACTTCTCTGATGACTTCTCTGATCAGAGTATACTGTCGCCAAAATCTGAAGTGTCATATTTAATATCTCAGACTGCCTCAGATGACTCCTATGATGACACTCTATCAACCTACAGTTCACACAGTGCTGGAATTGGGATTGGCCCTTACACAGAGACCAAATCAAAAAAGAAACCCAAATCTACACCATACAGCAAACTACCCACTAGTCGTAAAGAccgaaagaaaaaacaaaacaagGAAGCTGCCATACGCTATAGGGAGAAAAAACGCAAGGAAGCTCAAGAAGTGCTTGGAGAAGAATCACGATTGACTGATAAAAATATAGCATTGAAAACTGAAGTATTAAATCTACAACGCGAAATTATGTGCATGAAAGAGCTGCTTTCGGATGTCTTCAACATTCACTCTTTGTGA